In Candidatus Hydrogenedentota bacterium, one DNA window encodes the following:
- a CDS encoding Gfo/Idh/MocA family oxidoreductase gives MPGHINRRKFLGAAVTPAVFQVVPRYVLGQGYVAPNDKITLAYIGLGTQGLRELEALLSRPEIQVVSVCDPNTDSNDYVDWSKDGLRNDIGRLLGNPNWRAEVGGIPGGREVGREVIQTYYASKSGDSTFKGISAYADFRELLDKENELDAVKIMTPDHLHAAISIAAMNRGKHVLMHKPIANRMRESRLVLDTAQRTKLATHLLAWSANDSIDTVKAWIRDGAIGTLRQVHNWSNRP, from the coding sequence ATGCCTGGTCACATTAACCGCCGGAAATTCCTCGGGGCCGCCGTGACGCCGGCTGTATTTCAGGTCGTTCCCAGATACGTCCTGGGACAGGGCTACGTGGCCCCCAACGACAAGATTACACTCGCCTACATCGGTCTCGGCACACAGGGACTGCGAGAATTGGAGGCTTTGCTTTCGAGGCCCGAAATCCAGGTCGTCAGCGTGTGTGACCCCAACACGGACAGCAACGACTATGTGGATTGGAGTAAAGACGGTCTGCGGAACGATATAGGGCGCCTCCTGGGGAATCCAAACTGGCGGGCTGAAGTTGGCGGTATTCCTGGAGGAAGGGAAGTGGGACGGGAGGTCATACAGACGTATTACGCCTCGAAGAGCGGCGACAGCACGTTCAAGGGGATATCGGCGTACGCTGACTTCCGCGAGCTGCTCGATAAGGAAAACGAGCTTGACGCAGTCAAGATCATGACGCCCGATCACCTGCATGCGGCCATCTCAATCGCCGCCATGAACCGGGGCAAACATGTACTCATGCACAAACCCATTGCCAATCGCATGCGGGAGTCCAGACTGGTCCTTGACACCGCGCAGCGTACGAAGTTGGCCACACATCTGCTGGCATGGTCCGCGAACGATTCCATAGACACTGTTAAGGCGTGGATCCGGGACGGCGCAATCGGCACGTTGCGGCAGGTCCACAACTGGTCGAACCGTCC
- a CDS encoding gfo/Idh/MocA family oxidoreductase → MPAEGMMFVGDKGKILSGFLLQKPRIIPKKRMRAYQESKPQAAGPSDAGAAAPGIVQWLEACKGGKPSMGSFLEAAALSETINLGAVALRAGGRVLYDAANMQITNVPEANKHLTREYRPGWEL, encoded by the coding sequence AATGCCCGCGGAAGGCATGATGTTTGTCGGCGACAAAGGAAAGATTCTCTCCGGCTTCCTTCTCCAGAAACCTCGAATTATCCCCAAGAAGAGGATGCGCGCGTACCAGGAGTCAAAACCGCAGGCCGCAGGTCCCAGCGATGCCGGCGCAGCCGCGCCCGGCATTGTACAGTGGCTCGAGGCCTGCAAGGGCGGCAAACCCAGCATGGGCAGTTTCCTGGAAGCCGCCGCTCTTTCCGAGACCATCAATCTCGGCGCCGTCGCTCTGCGGGCGGGCGGAAGGGTCCTCTACGATGCCGCCAACATGCAGATCACCAATGTGCCGGAAGCGAACAAGCACCTCACCCGGGAGTATCGGCCGGGCTGGGAGCTTTAA
- a CDS encoding Gfo/Idh/MocA family oxidoreductase: MFGSITRRSFIGNAAGCAGLLAATGETRAGEQPIQGFGDVRSNTRTDKAWEPVSDRKIRMGIVGYGLCKFGAAFGFQDHPNVEVVAVSDLIPDRCAGLAQACRCAKTYPSLEELVKDDAIEAVWVATDAPSHVRHCIEVLEHGKHVASAVPACFGSLEDADRLYEAVKRSGLNYMMFETSGFHDDCYAMREIFKAGGFGKLVYTEGEYYHYAPTPLDSYKGWRVGCPPLWYPTHSTGYYVCVTGGSFTEVSCLGMPSELQHCQPENNPYGNPFGTEIALLRTSEGGMARMLMSKDTPGHGGEMGRVRGQKGSMVGLTYDGTADISGLTLAKPPLPPGVEAGGHGGSHGYLCEEFVTSILQERPPLINVAWALNMTVAGIVAHQSALKNGELLKIPQYTF, translated from the coding sequence ATGTTTGGCTCGATTACACGCCGTTCGTTCATCGGGAACGCCGCAGGATGCGCCGGGCTTCTTGCTGCCACGGGCGAAACCCGCGCCGGCGAGCAACCTATTCAGGGATTCGGCGACGTCAGAAGCAACACGCGGACGGACAAGGCGTGGGAACCGGTTTCCGACCGAAAGATCCGGATGGGCATTGTCGGGTATGGCTTGTGCAAATTCGGGGCGGCGTTCGGTTTTCAGGATCATCCCAATGTCGAGGTTGTCGCCGTGAGTGATCTGATCCCCGACCGTTGCGCGGGGCTGGCCCAGGCATGCCGTTGTGCCAAGACGTATCCGTCGCTCGAAGAGCTTGTCAAGGATGATGCGATTGAGGCGGTCTGGGTGGCGACTGATGCGCCGAGCCACGTCCGCCATTGTATCGAAGTGCTTGAGCACGGCAAGCACGTGGCCAGCGCGGTGCCGGCGTGCTTCGGCTCGCTGGAGGACGCCGACCGCCTGTACGAGGCGGTCAAGCGCTCAGGGCTCAACTACATGATGTTCGAGACGAGCGGGTTTCACGATGACTGTTACGCGATGCGCGAGATTTTCAAGGCCGGCGGCTTCGGCAAGCTCGTCTACACGGAAGGCGAATACTACCACTACGCGCCAACGCCGCTTGACTCCTACAAGGGCTGGCGCGTGGGCTGCCCTCCGCTGTGGTATCCCACGCACTCGACCGGCTACTATGTCTGCGTCACCGGTGGAAGTTTCACGGAGGTCTCCTGTTTGGGCATGCCCAGCGAACTGCAGCATTGCCAGCCGGAGAACAATCCTTACGGGAACCCGTTCGGTACCGAAATCGCCCTGTTGCGCACCAGCGAAGGCGGCATGGCCCGCATGCTGATGAGCAAGGATACCCCCGGCCACGGCGGCGAGATGGGTCGCGTGCGTGGACAGAAGGGCTCGATGGTGGGCCTCACGTACGACGGCACGGCCGATATCTCCGGCCTGACCCTCGCCAAACCGCCCCTGCCGCCCGGGGTCGAAGCTGGCGGCCACGGCGGCTCGCACGGCTACCTCTGCGAAGAATTTGTCACGTCTATCCTTCAGGAACGCCCACCCCTCATCAACGTGGCGTGGGCGCTGAACATGACCGTGGCCGGCATCGTCGCCCATCAGTCTGCTCTCAAGAACGGCGAGCTGCTGAAAATCCCGCAGTACACGTTTTGA